A segment of the Acetobacteroides hydrogenigenes genome:
AAAATGGTAGAGGTAAAAGTTAAGGGCACCTACGCCGATTCGTCGATCCTTGTCGGCGAATCCATCACGAATATCGCCAAGCACCTCCCCTCGCAGGGGGTGTTTGTGCTAACCGACGATAAGGTGAAGAGCCTTTACGGGAAACACTTCGAGGGCTACCCGACCTTTACCATCGGGCAGGGCGAGGGCAACAAGACGCTGCAAACGGTGGAGCAGATCTACCGCTGGCTGCTCGACAACGACGCCGACCGCAGCTCGTTTATCCTAGCCGTTGGCGGCGGCATCGTGTGCGACGTGGCGGGCTTCGTAGCCTCCACCTTCATGCGCGGCGTGCGCTTCGGCTTCGTTTCTACGACGCTTCTATCGCAGGTCGATGCCAGCGTTGGCGGCAAGAACGGGGTAAACCTCGAAGGCTTTAAGAATATCGTGGGATGCTTCAACCAGCCCGAGTTCGTGATCTGCGACCCGCAGATGCTCCTCACCCTCGACGAGCGCGACTACCGCAGCGGCCTTGCCGAGGTGGTTAAGCACACCCTCATTGCCGATGCCGCGATGTTCACCTATATCGAGCAGAACAGCGACAAGCTGCTGGCCCGCGACGCCGAGGCCATCAACCGCGTAGTGGAGAACTCAGTTCGCATAAAGGCTAATATTGTGTCGATGGATGAGCGCGAAAAGGGCGAACGCCGCAAGCTCAACCTCGGGCACACCTGGGGGCATGCCGTCGAGAAGCTCACCCACCTGCCCCATGGCGAAGCGGTAAGCATCGGGATGATGTTCGCCGCGCAGCTGTCGGCGCAAAAAGGATTGATGAGCGCCGACGAGGTGAAGCGGCTCAAGGCTCTGCTCGAAAAGCTGCAGTTGCCCACATCGGCATCGTTCGATAGGGCAACCGCCTTTACCTACATGCTAAAGGATAAGAAGAAGGAGAAATCTACCATTCACTTTGTGCTGATGGAGGGCATCGGCAGCACGCGCGTGGAGCCGCTTAGCACCACCGAGCTGCAGGATTGCTATAAAAAGATGGAGGCTGCGCTATGATCTGCATCAGCTACGGAAGCATCGCCCTAAACGAGCTACTCGAAAGGCTAAAGGCCACCCAGATGGCCGAGATCCGCATCGACCTGCTGGGGCTTACCAAGGATGAGGTAGCCGCGGTATTCCGCTCGCACCCCAACCTCATCGCCACCTGTCGCCCCGACACGATGGGCATAGAGGCACAGCGCGAGCTGCTGCTAACCGCCATCGAAAGTGGTGCAGCCTACGTTGACATGGAGG
Coding sequences within it:
- the aroB gene encoding 3-dehydroquinate synthase, with protein sequence MVEVKVKGTYADSSILVGESITNIAKHLPSQGVFVLTDDKVKSLYGKHFEGYPTFTIGQGEGNKTLQTVEQIYRWLLDNDADRSSFILAVGGGIVCDVAGFVASTFMRGVRFGFVSTTLLSQVDASVGGKNGVNLEGFKNIVGCFNQPEFVICDPQMLLTLDERDYRSGLAEVVKHTLIADAAMFTYIEQNSDKLLARDAEAINRVVENSVRIKANIVSMDEREKGERRKLNLGHTWGHAVEKLTHLPHGEAVSIGMMFAAQLSAQKGLMSADEVKRLKALLEKLQLPTSASFDRATAFTYMLKDKKKEKSTIHFVLMEGIGSTRVEPLSTTELQDCYKKMEAAL